Proteins from a genomic interval of Narcine bancroftii isolate sNarBan1 chromosome 12, sNarBan1.hap1, whole genome shotgun sequence:
- the rogdi gene encoding protein rogdi homolog isoform X2, whose amino-acid sequence MQQIQDARNHVGQALYLLNSRDQTYQFKSGTEVNKLMDAVMLQLTRARNRLTTPAALTLPELASSSLMKMFTPSLPGDVFANFYINLSKLCLIVYQLHLLQPNLNKTLFTALDVIPNVHGLEQGWPNHSSRATRSSLTYNVQLTEICWLRQESYELVLSMNFKAAGSSVLHNPGSTFEINNQKYEVSHVHKVECVIPWLNDTLVFFTIALQLCQQLKDKISVFSNYWNFKPY is encoded by the exons ATGCAACAG ATTCAGGATGCCAGGAATCATGTCGGTCAAGCTCTGTATTTACTAAATAGCAGGGATCAAACATACCAATTTAAGAGTGGGACAGAGGTCAACAAG CTCATGGAtgcagtaatgttgcagctaacCCGTGCTCGCAATAGGCTTACCACTCCTGCAGCTTTGACACTCCCGGAATTAGCCTCGAGCAGTTTAATG AAAATGTTCACACCATCTCTTCCTGGGGACGTCTTTGCCAACTTCTACATAAATCTGAGCAAACTTTGTTTGATTGTCTACCAGCTCCATCTTCTACAGCCCAATTTGAATAAG ACTTTGTTTACAGCTCTTGATGTTATTCCAAATGTTCATGgactagagcaggggtggccaaaccacagcTCACGAGCCACACgaagctctttgacatataatgtgcagctcacggaaatatgttggctgagacaggaatcatatGAGCTGGTGCTCTCAATG AACTTCAAAGCCGCTGGAAGCTCTGTGCTTCACAATCCAGGATCCACGTT CGAGATTAATAACCAGAAATATGAGGTTAGCCATGTACACAAAGTGGAATGTGTGATCCCCTGGCTAAATGATACACTGGTGTTCTTTACCATTGCTCTACAGCTTTGTCAGCAACTGAAGGACAAG ATCTCTGTTTTTTCCAATTACTGGAACTTTAAGCCCTACTGA
- the rogdi gene encoding protein rogdi homolog isoform X1, with the protein MAAASEAERAVLEEEFKWLLREEVHAVLKQLKDILKEASRRFTLSASGSECQTRQENFKLGSSATDQVKGVLTLQGDTLTQAEINLRLPKHNQVLHCSFREDKHWKMQQIQDARNHVGQALYLLNSRDQTYQFKSGTEVNKLMDAVMLQLTRARNRLTTPAALTLPELASSSLMKMFTPSLPGDVFANFYINLSKLCLIVYQLHLLQPNLNKNFKAAGSSVLHNPGSTFEINNQKYEVSHVHKVECVIPWLNDTLVFFTIALQLCQQLKDKISVFSNYWNFKPY; encoded by the exons ATGGCGGCGGCGAGTGAGGCAGAGCGGGCCGTGCTG GAGGAAGAATTTAAATGGTTATTGCGTGAAGAAGTTCATGCTGTCCTCAAACAGCTAAAAGACATTCTTAAG GAGGCCTCCCGGCGCTTTACTCTGTCAGCTTCTGGATCTGAATGCCAAACAAGACAGGAGAACTTCAAACTGGGAAGCTCAGC CACAGATCAGGTGAAGGGTGTTCTGACTTTACAAGGAGACACGTTGACTCAAGCA GAGATTAACCTGAGGCTGCCTAAACACAACCAGGTTCTGCATTGTTCATTCAGGGAGGACAAACACTGGAAAATGCAACAG ATTCAGGATGCCAGGAATCATGTCGGTCAAGCTCTGTATTTACTAAATAGCAGGGATCAAACATACCAATTTAAGAGTGGGACAGAGGTCAACAAG CTCATGGAtgcagtaatgttgcagctaacCCGTGCTCGCAATAGGCTTACCACTCCTGCAGCTTTGACACTCCCGGAATTAGCCTCGAGCAGTTTAATG AAAATGTTCACACCATCTCTTCCTGGGGACGTCTTTGCCAACTTCTACATAAATCTGAGCAAACTTTGTTTGATTGTCTACCAGCTCCATCTTCTACAGCCCAATTTGAATAAG AACTTCAAAGCCGCTGGAAGCTCTGTGCTTCACAATCCAGGATCCACGTT CGAGATTAATAACCAGAAATATGAGGTTAGCCATGTACACAAAGTGGAATGTGTGATCCCCTGGCTAAATGATACACTGGTGTTCTTTACCATTGCTCTACAGCTTTGTCAGCAACTGAAGGACAAG ATCTCTGTTTTTTCCAATTACTGGAACTTTAAGCCCTACTGA